A DNA window from Haliovirga abyssi contains the following coding sequences:
- a CDS encoding AAA family ATPase, which produces MKTRIISIASGKGGVGKSFVTLNLAVELAVQRKKVLLIDADVGLGNIHILVGKNPKYSIADLMEGNCKLEDSLMELVKGNLKILAGGTGFKKMFHMSKEKRSNLFKELKKIQNKFDIVLIDIGAGINKDVISFLELGDEVILVTNPDITAVADAYSLLKSIVNVHTITKNIGVIINKADIDLGEKVFEKLKNVSEKFLKTKLKHIGSIDENRKMAYDSTQKRLPIYYLSPSSKFRKEFYNLSVKIFYNKELHDSKNVSIVTKFMRFLGVDG; this is translated from the coding sequence TTGAAAACAAGGATAATTTCTATAGCTAGTGGAAAAGGTGGAGTAGGGAAAAGTTTTGTTACTTTAAATTTAGCGGTAGAGTTAGCAGTTCAAAGAAAAAAAGTGTTGTTAATAGATGCAGATGTTGGATTAGGCAATATACATATACTTGTAGGAAAAAATCCAAAATATAGTATAGCAGATTTAATGGAAGGAAATTGTAAATTAGAAGATAGTTTAATGGAATTAGTAAAAGGGAATTTGAAAATTCTTGCTGGTGGAACAGGCTTTAAAAAAATGTTTCATATGTCAAAAGAAAAAAGAAGTAATTTATTCAAAGAATTAAAAAAGATACAAAATAAATTTGATATAGTTTTAATAGATATAGGTGCGGGAATAAATAAAGATGTAATATCGTTTTTAGAATTGGGAGATGAAGTAATATTAGTTACTAATCCAGATATTACAGCAGTTGCAGATGCATATTCTCTGCTGAAATCTATAGTAAATGTACATACTATTACTAAAAATATAGGCGTTATAATAAATAAAGCAGACATAGATTTAGGAGAAAAAGTATTTGAAAAATTAAAAAATGTATCAGAAAAGTTTTTGAAAACAAAATTAAAGCATATTGGTTCTATAGATGAAAATAGGAAAATGGCATATGATTCCACACAAAAAAGATTGCCAATATATTATTTAAGTCCATCATCAAAATTTAGAAAAGAATTTTATAATTTAAGTGTAAAAATTTTTTATAATAAAGAGTTACATGATTCGAAAAATGTAAGTATTGTTACAAAATTTATGCGATTTTTAGGAGTGGATGGGTAA
- the crcB gene encoding fluoride efflux transporter CrcB has translation MGIKTMLAIGTGGFIGANLRSYINGVVNEKIVHHLPLGTLTVNLLGSLTLGVLFAFFTYTHIFSPRMKSLLSTGMMGALTTYSTFAMETFFLIEGESYALAILNMGFNVIGTVMFAGIGFKVTEMLLKAH, from the coding sequence ATGGGAATAAAAACAATGTTAGCAATAGGGACAGGTGGATTTATTGGAGCTAATCTGAGAAGCTATATTAATGGAGTGGTTAATGAAAAAATTGTACATCATTTACCCTTAGGGACGTTGACAGTAAACTTATTAGGAAGTTTGACATTAGGAGTATTATTTGCATTTTTTACATACACACATATATTTTCTCCAAGGATGAAATCATTATTGTCAACAGGAATGATGGGAGCATTAACTACATATTCTACATTTGCAATGGAGACATTTTTTTTGATAGAAGGAGAAAGTTATGCACTTGCTATCTTAAATATGGGATTTAATGTAATAGGAACAGTTATGTTTGCAGGAATAGGATTTAAAGTTACAGAAATGTTATTAAAAGCACATTAA